ATTTCTACTTGCAGGCGCCGCGCTCACCAACGCGAACGCGTATGAGTTGGGCTATCCTGGATTTACGCAAACACCTGGTGTCACGATCGGAGCAAGCGCGGGGCTTCCACCGCCGGGTATCTATTCGTTCAATCAGGTCTTCACCACCCAAGCAAATTTGGTTGGGCCTGGCAGCGCACTACTCAACGCTGCCGGCACGAAGACAGGTGTTCAGGTCGCGGTCAGCGCGACCGGTTTCTTGTTCGTTCCCGGCTGGACCTTTCTTGGCGGAGACTACAGCGCCGTGCTGGTGCAGCCGTTTGTGATGGACAGCGTCGGAAGTCCCGTGAATGTGCAGGCGGCGGGCATGCACAACACCTATATCGTGCCTGCGGAGCTAAGCTGGAAACTCGGAGAAAGTGGCTTCTTCGTCAAGGCGGGCCTCGGTATGTATGTGCCGGACGGCACAAAGACTGGCGCCAACGGGCTCGGCAACGTCGGGAATCCCTGGTGGACGTTTCAGCCCGAGTTGATTGTCTCCTACCTGAAGGATGGCTGGAATCTTACGACGTTCCTTTACGAAGAGATTAACACCAAGAATACGATCACCGACTATAGAAGCGGCAACGTCTTTCATGCGGAATTTACGGCTGCCAAGACGATCGGGAACTGGACGGTCGGGCCGGTTGCGTACTACGTAGGCCAGGTCAGCGACGACAAATCCAGCGCATTTTATAACGGTGCCATCAACGTCGATCGATATAGCAAATGGGCGGTTGGTGGCATGGTCGGCTACAACTTCGGGCCGGCATCTCTGACGGTCTGGGCCTTTCAAGACGTCTCGGCGAACGCTTCCGGTGGCACACCGGCTACGGGTATTGATTCCGCGACCATCGCAAAGGGCACGAGTGTGTTTGCGAATTTGAGCTTTCGGCTCTGGGCGCCAGACGCTTCGTCATCTCCAACGCGGCCGCAGTTTCGTAAGTGAAAGTGATCCCCACGCGCTTAGAGGACCATCAATAGGGAATTGAGTTTCCGTACTGAGGTCGCGGAGCAAAGGGCCCTGCAGATCGTTTAGAGGTCCTCCCGGCGCGTCTCCCTAGAGGAGCGCTACACTTGGAAACGCGGTGTCATTCGCCGCGTTTCCACTTTTCCGGGCAGCAGGCACAACCGACGCTTCTCGTGGGGTGTATTTTCTTAGTATCGGCAACAATGTGCGGGAGCCCAATCCATTCGCTCCCGTACTAGACCGCCCTGGCTCGAGCAGGGGCTGGCGCGGCCGGCCGTGCAGCGCGGATTGCGTATGCCACCAATACCATGAGACTGAATCTGTCTTCGGGCCGAGGCATACCGCAAGATGGACGAGGGCAAGATGGCCTCGGAGATGATCTCGATTGTCAAGTGCAACAATTGCGGCGAGGTGCTCGATATCGCACGCGTGTCCCGCGACGTGCACGGTGGTGGCAACGGCATCCAGATCGAATATCACGTGATGCGCCACACCGCGAATTTGGAAACCGTGAACATCTATGGCGCTCTCGTAAGGTACTGACGCGGCTCGATGCGGTTGGAATTCGTTGACCCTTCCGAGCAGCTGACTGCCCGAATTTTGATTCCGTACGCCGCTACGGAGCCGGTCACAATCGACTGGCAAATAGCGGTAGACACCTGTCAGGTGTCTCCTCCCTAACTTGCCGGGGTCTTGCGAAAGATCCCGGCATTTTTTCGGATTGGCGATACGATCGGGTCGTCGAACCTTCCGTGCGAGTAGTGTGTATGGCCGCCGTGATCCGCGAGATTGGAATCCGAAGGCCGACAATTCCACGAAAATACTCTTTTAGGGCTACCGCCTCACTAGGCGTTGGAGGCACGACAATGCTATTCGGTCCAGTCCGTGATAGGGTTTTAGCTAGGCCCATCCATCCGCAGTTAGCGAGATCTAACGCCTGAACGTCAACGACCCTTCGCCACGAAGGGCCTTCGACCGGGAAGATGGGTGACGATCATGCTCCTGAATTGCGCTGGACCTTCCTGGGATATCTCAGAGCGGCCATTTGTTCGAAGAGGTCAGTTGCTGGATTGGCACGATACGCTGCGCTACGAAGCGGCTACCAACCGAAAACAACAACGCGAAATTGCCCGCTAGTTGGCTATTTGAAGATGGCCAGTACTGCATTTGGTACAGCATGGCTGACGGCGACCATGCTTAACTACTGATCGTGCCTTGCTTTTTCTGCTCAGTCGTCCAGTCCAACAATGGGACCGAAATGGAGGCTCGGCAGGTCCAACGCGAATTCCTCCAGAGTGAGGAAATGGCATTGATTACAAAAATATGATCGCACGGCTCTAGTTGCACTAAACCATACGAAGTGAAGCCCACTTTCCTAGCCTCGGGCCATGTTGCGGCAAATTTCTCCTGCACGCAGTTGAGTAAGACGCAAAAGAGCGTTTGAGTTGGTCATAGAAATCGAGAACCGCAAAAGCACTTCGGCTTTCTTCCTGGAACTGCTGGGCGATGCGATAGGGAGTTCTGCACAAATGCGGTGCTTCGCTCGAACGTATTAAGTCGGAAATATCGTAGCCGAGCACCTTGAGGGCTTCCGTGGGCGCTACTTGCGGCCGCTTGCTCGCTTGAATCATTTGTGAGATGACCCTTGCGCAAATCAGCGCTAACATCGTTCGAGAACATAGGACCTGATACACCGCTGAGGCTGTCCGTAGCAGCTGCGATCGCGTTTCCGGATCGGAGTATTTCGGAGAGCAGCTTGAGACGAGAAGCGAAGCGCGGGCGGCTTACGATCGAGATTATTGCAGGCAAGGCGTTTACGACCCTCAATGAAATTGAAAGGATGCGTGGCCGATGCCGCGTAGAAGTAAGGGTGCCCGTCTCCACCTCAGACCAGCCCGCTACAGGGCCGGAAAGCTCACTCATCAAGCCACTTGGGTCATCCGGGACGGCACGGGATATTACGCCACTGGATGCGCTGAACGCGAAGTTGCAGCGGCTGAGCAAGTCCTCAAGAACTATATTGCAAAAAAGTACGCGCCGGCGCGCAAGGAACAAGACTTAGAGAAAATCCCCGTCGCCGACGTGCTTTCGATTTTCATTGACGACCGCCCCGACCTTTACGTCGAGAACTCCGACGCTCAGAAGTATCTCAACCGGATCGGGCGCCTCAAAGAATTTTGGGGAAAGCTCATGTTGTCGGAGGTAACACGGACCACGTGCCGTGAGTACCAACAACACCGTGGCAATAAAGGCGGTGCCCGCCGAGATCTGGAGGATCTCAGGGCAGCCATCGCCAACCATGCGGCGGAAGGGCTGCACCGTGCCATTGTGAAGGTCACGCTTCCCAAGAAGGGCCCTGCCCGCGATCGATGGCTGACCCGCGGTGAAGCTGCCCATCTAATCTGGACGTGTTGGCGCGCCCGCGAGATACAGACCGTGCACCGCGGACCCAATAAGGGACAGCAGGTTGAAACGAATAAGCGACCCCTCCGCCATCTCGCCCGGTTCATCCTTATCGGGGTCTATAGCGGGACACGCGCGGGCGCTATTGCGTCAGCATCGCCGACCGCAGCTATCGGGCGGTCCTTTGTCGACCTTGAACGTGGCGTCTATTACCGACGCGCCCAGGGAAAGCAGGAGACTAACAAACGGCAGCCGCCGATGCCGATTCCACCGCGCCTGCTGGCACACCTGCGACGCTGGAAGGAACGCAAGATTATTGCGCGACACTTTGTCGAGTTCAACGGCGACGGTGTATCTTCCGTGAAGACCGCGTTCAAACATGCGGTGACGCTGGCCAAGCTCGGGCCCGGCGTTTCGCCGCATACGCTACGGCACACCGCAGCAACGTGGCTAATGCAGAACGGTACCGACCCATGGCAAGCCGCCGGGTATCTCGGCATGAGCGTCGAGACATTGTTGCGCGTGTACGGGCACCACCACCCGGACCACCTGAAGGATGCCGTCGCCAAGATGACGGCCAAGCCTACCGCCTCAGCTTCGCCTCAGAAACGAGTGGAAAAGAAGGAAACGAACGTCGTCAAAATTCAATGAAAATGGGCATTTCTAGTGGGAATACTACGAGTTTCCACCGCTCATAACGGTCTGGTTGCAGGTTCGAGTCCTGCCGGGCCCACCACATTGATAGTCCGCCAGCGTTCGCAACGATGCGTCCTCATTCGCTAAAACGATACTTTTCCCAATTTTCCAATGGTCTGCGGCGTTCAAACGTTCGCCGACGTTCGCATGCCGTTTGCTAACATCCCGCCGTTTTGTTGGCATATTTGTTGGTATCTTATCGAAGCCCAAGCGAGATACCAACATGCCGCTCACGGATACGAAGTGCCGGAATGCCAAGGGGCAAATCAAGCCATGCAAGCTCTCCGACGGCGGTGGCTTGCACCTCTTAATCAATCCTGACGGAGCCAAATACTGGCGCTTGGCCTATCGGTGGCGTGGCAAGCAACGCACCCTCGCAATCGGCGTCTATCCGGCCATTGGGTTGATGGAGGCGCGCGCTGCGCGGGATGAAGCCAAACGTAACCTTGCTGCTGACATCGATCCTTCCGTAGTCAAACAGGAGCGTAAGCGGGCCGCAAAGATTGCGACTGACAATACCTTCGAGGCCGTCGCGCGCGAGTGGCACGAAAACTGGAAAGGTGCACGTAGCCCCTACTACGCTGCCCAGATCCTCCGACGTCTGGAGGCGGATGCTTTCCCGGCGATCGGCCGCCGTCCGATTGCGGCGCTCGAACCGCCAGAACTGCTGGACATGCTGCGCAAAGTCGAGAAGCGCGGGGTGAACGAAACGGCGCGACGGCTAAAGCAACTCGTCGGACAAATATTCCGTTTCGCTATCGTAACCGGCCGAGCGAAGCGGGACCCCTCTGTTGATCTCAAGGACGCCTTACGAGCCACCGGAGAACCGCAGCGTCACAGAGCGATGCCGCTTTCAGAGCTACCAACGTTCTTGCAGAAGTTGGAATGTTACAGTGGCGAGCAGCAGACCAAACTTGCATTGAAACTGGTAACCCTGACGTTTCTTCGAACGACTGAGCTGCGCGCCGGCAAGTGGAGCGAACTGGAGAACCTGGATGAAAATTCCGCTGTGTGGCGCATTCCGGCCGAACGCATGAAAGTGCGCCTGGAGCATCTGGTGCCTCTGTCACGCCAAGCCGTCGCGGTATTGCGCGAGCTGCGCGCGCTTTCGGGCGGCAGCCCCAACATCTTTCCTTCGCCCGGAAAAGGCGACTGCATGTCCAGCAACACCATGCTCTATGCCATCTACCGGATGGGATATCACGGCCGCGCCACGACGCACGGTTTCCGCGCCGTCGCTTCCACGATCTTGAACGAAACCAACTTGTTCAACCGAGATTGGATCGAACGCCAGCTTTCGCACGTAGAACGAAATGAAGTGCGACGCGCTTACAACGCTGCGGAGTGGATGCCTGACCGTCGAAGAATGATGCAGTGGTGGGCAGACCATATTACAGCGTTGGCTCTCGAAGGAGATAAAATCATTCCGTTGTCGCGCGCCGGCTAGCTAAGTGAATTGCACCAAGCGGTCGTATTGCGCCTGACGCGGCGAATATTTCATCGCTGCTCACGGTGAAGAGGAACATTCAATCCGGCGAGGCTCAACAGCTAAAGATGCTCAGCCCGCGGCGGCTATCGGTGATGAGAACGCCCATTGCGCTTCCGCCGTTACCTGGAGCGGCGCCATGCAGCGACGCCAAAGGTGCGCGAGATAGATGGATGGAGCCGCTCCGCTAGCTCGGTGGACAGCGGGGACAAGACAGCCGGATTGATTGCAATTATCTAATCCCACGGTCGGATGTACGCGATCGTCGGTTTGACCAACCTCGGAGTTCTGACATGATCGCCCGCCCGCGTGATTTGGCAGACCAAATGTCCGGCACGCAGCAGTCACAAATATTCACGCTGCCCGTTGATGCGGCTCGCTGCAAAGCCCGCGAGTTTATTGACCAGCCTCCACGCAGCGGCTTCTTGCCAGTCATCGAGAAATGGCGACAGCTTCCCGATGGTCAGATTGAATTTGCGATCCGGCATTTGCCGACTGTAGATTGACAGGCTGGCGGCGTCACCGGCTCCGGCCGCCAAACACGCGCCGATTGGGGTCTGTGCGCCAATTGGGCAGGACCACACCCTTGAACGCGGTGCAGCATTCGATTCTTCAAGTGCCCCCAACCCGCTCAATAACGGCTGCGGCGGTGCATGTAAGGAGGTTTGAGGTGTAGTTGACGGTTGTCGCTACGCAGCAGGGCGATCATCTCGACCCTGTCGGCTGGCGGGCCGTAGTTTGCGCTCATACCCATACAGCCGAGGCCGATGGCAGAGACCACAAGGCCGCTCCGGCCCGATTCACGCTCTTAATCTTCTTACTCCGGGTGCGGTGATTAGCGGTAAGACATTTTGAGGACAGCGGGCGGTAGTCGCTCGCCAGCGACCTCGATCCGGGCCAGGCGCGCTTCGATAGCGGCCATGTCCTCATCGGAAAGGCTCACCTCGGCCGCGCCGAGGTTTTCCTTCACGCGGTCCAGGCGGCGCGTGCCGAAGATCGGCACGATGCTGGGCCCTTTGCGAGGAGCCAGGCGAGCGCCACCTGCGCGGCCGTGGCAGCCTTGGCCGCGGCAAGCTGTTCGACCGCCTCGACCACAGGCCGGTTGGCCTTCATCGCCTCGCGAGTGAATCGCGGGGATCCCGCGCGGAAGTCGTTCACACCGAAGCTCGAGGTACTCGCAATCTTGCCGGTCAGGTAGCCGGTCCCGAGCGGGCCCCAGGGCACGAAGCCGATGCCCAGTTCCTCGCAGAGAGGCAGCACCTCCGGCTCTGGGTCGCGGGTCCACAGTGAGTATTCGCTTTGGATCGCGGTGACAGGCTGGACGGCATGGCACGGCGAATGGTGTCCGCCGCCGCTTCTGAAAGACCGAAGTGGCGCACCTTGCCGGCCACGATCAGGTCCTTCACCGCGCCGGCGACGTCCTCGATGGGGACGTTCGGATCGACGCGGTGCTGGTAGAGAAGATCGATGTGGCTCGTGCCGAGGCGTCGCAGCATCGCGTCCGTTACGCGCTTGATGTGCTCCGGCTGGCTGTTGAGCCCGCGGCGTTCGCCCGTCGTAGGATCAATGTCAAAGCCGAACTTGGTGGCGATCACGATCTCGTTGCGGACGGGCGCCAGCGCTTCCCCGACCAGGGCTTCGTTAGTCCAGGGACCGTAGACCTCGGCAGTGTCAAACAGGGTGACGCCAAGCTCGTGGGCCCCGCGAATGACACGGATGCTCTCGGCCTTTTCCGGCGCTTGGCCGTAGGTCCTAGCGAAGCTCAGGGTCCCAAAGCCGAGTTCAGACACCTCCAGGGCGCCCAACTTTCTCATACGCATGTTGCAACTCCTATCGAACCGGATCGGCCGAGCGCCGTCGGCGCGCTGGCCGTCGGTGGTGTGGTGTGAAGATGGACTGGCCGCGTGCAGCCGATTAGAGTGGTAATCGCGCATGAAGTTATTAGTCGGACTTATGAATGCTGAACGACGAACTGAGCGATCTCGCGATCTTCGCCGCCGTCGCTGATGCCCGCAGTTTTACACGGGCGGCGGCCAAGCTTGGGAAGTCGCAGTCAGCCTTAAGCCAGTCGGTTCGCCGGCTGGAAGAGCGCCTGAAGCTGCGTCTGCTCACGCGCACGACCCGCAGCGTGATGCCGACGCCTGCGGGCGAGCGACTCTTAAGCACCCTTCGCCCCGCTCTGAGCGAGATTGAGGCCCAGCTTAATGCGCTCAGCGAGCTGCGCGAATTGCCCTCGGGATCGCTCCGGCTTACCGCCGGCCGGCATGCCGTTCAGACGGTGTTGTGGCCCGCCCTGCTTCGGCTGAATTCGCGCTATCCCGACATCAAGGTTGAGGTGTCGATCGAACCCGCTCTCACGGACATCGTCACCGAACAGTACGACGCCGGTGTCTGGCTGGGGGAACAGATCGCCCGGGATATGATCGCCCTGCGCATCGGCTCTGATCTACCGATGGTGGTGGTCGGATGCCCGGCCTACCTCGCTGACGACGGCATCCCGATCGAACCGCAGGACCTCACGCATCACCGCTGCTGCAACATCCGCCTGCCGACCTCCGGCGGCCTCTATGCCTGGGAGTTCGAGCGCGACGGACGCAGCGTCAACTTCCAGGTCGATGGCCCCTTCGTCCTGAATGACATGCACCTGCTCATCGACGCCGCCCTGCATGGCGCGGGGTTGGCGATCGTGATGGAAGACATGGCGGCGCCGTTCATCGCCGATGGACGCCTGGTCCGGGTATTGGAAGACTGGAGCCCGCCGTTCTCCGGCTACCATCTCTATTACCCTAACCGGCGTCACCCCTCTCCGGCGTTCGCCGCGCTGCTGGAGGAACTCCGGGCCAACTCTCATCTATAAGCAGGCCGAATGACGGCCCCACATCCAGGCCAGCGGCTGATTGAGGGCCGCGCTGTCTCTGTGCTGGAGACCAAACAAACCGAGACAACAATGCGCTAACTTTTTCTGGCGCAATACGGCGCAACACATTGTTGGCTGGCCCGCGCTTGCGTCGTGCAAGAGGCGACGTCGCCCCTCAGAATTTCTTGCCCCTGCCACTCTGCGGTTTTCGATCAGCGCTTGCGCCTTTCATTTCGTCCTGCGTGACGCGGCAATCACCGTTCTTGTCATTCTGCAAAATAAATTCACTCGGCTTGTCCACAAATTCGCTGTGGGTGATCTTTCCGTCTTGATTTTCGTCAAAGTAGCCGAAGTCTGCATCGGCGAAGGCAGTCCCGACTCGACGGATGATGGTGAATTCGGCTGTATCGAGATGTCCGTCGCGGTTGCGATCGGCCAGGTTAAATAGCCGATCAAGGTAACTCTTCCACTCCTCGCAGGTATTGATACCATCATGATTGGCGTCCCAGATATCGGGGCCGTTTGTCGGCGGAGCGTCTTTGGTCGATTTGGGGCCACGCCCCGCGTCTCCGGCTGGAACGGATTGTGCAGAAGCGTAGGGTGCGGCCATCATGAGCAATCCCACGGCGATGCTCATGCCGCGAGCGGACGTCGTGCGCAACAAATCTCTCTTCTGTTTTGGTGCCTCCCGCCATCTGAAGCAACATATTCTGGAGTTGAATGTCAAAACGACGTCCCGCCACCGAACTTGAATTGCTGCACGATATCGTACTTGCCTTTGGTCAGCGGGACCGCATAGTCGAAGCGAAGGGGTCCAAAGGGAGACTGCCAAATCAAGCCCACACCCACCGAAGTCCGGATAATGTTGGTGTCGTCATACTGCATGGCACAGGTCGGGCAGGTCGGTGAATTCACTTCCCCCGTTGCGGTCCAGGAGGTGGGACCCTGATAGCCCCAAAGCGACCCCGCATCGGCATAGACCGCGCCCTTAAGACCGACCTCCTTCGGCAGGAACCAGAACGGCATCTGTAGTTCCGCCGACACGCCCCAATATTTGGTACCCCCCAAGGCGTCGCCCGATCCGGTATAGGGGTAGAAGGTGAGATCGCGCGGACCTATCCCGTTTGGCGCAAAGCCACGAACAAGATTTGGACCCATCTGGAATTGGTCAAGCATTCGAAGCTGACTGCCCATGCTGTTGAGCATGCCGCCCTGGGCGTGGATCACCCCGACGATATCGGCAACCAGCGGGGTGTAGTATTTCGCATCGATGGCGGATTTCAGGTAGCTGACGTCGCCTCCGACACCGGCAAAATCCTGCTTGAAGTCGATCAGCAGGCCGTCTGTCGGATTTTTGTTGTTGTCGAGGGTGTTGTAGTTCAGCGAATAGCCCAGCGACGACGTCCATGTCGCGCCGTTTGCCAATTCCTGTCGGACTGGTAGTGAAGACTCTCCGTCCGACAAACAGCCCGGAAGCAGTCCGGCCTGGGCATTACCGGTCGGGTCGACACCGCCCAGAACCGTATTGATGTAAGTCGGCGTCGGGAAAAATGCCGGCCCCGCGAGGTTATTGCAGTTGTTGAGCGTGGTGGGCAGCGTGATGGACTGCTGATAGAGCGAATATCGAAGCTGCAGCGACAGATCTTCTCGCAAGGTAAATCCAAGTCGCGGACTGAAGCCGAGCGTGGTGGTGCCGTACGAAACGTAATCGTTCGCAAGCTGCTCGCGATAGAATACGTCAAGGCCGAGGGCGACGCGGTGGTCCAGCAAATAGGGCTCGACAAACGACAGCGAAGCACCACGCGCATACTGGCCATAGGTTACCGACGCCTTCGCAAACAGGCCGCGGCCGAGGAAGTTGCGTTCGGAAATGCTGACCTCCGCGAGCGCGCCGTCGGTGGTCGAATAGCCACCCGATATCGAGAAGTCGCCGGTCGATTTCTCCTCAAGATCAACAATCAGAATCACGCGATCGCTGGAGGAACCGGGCTCGGTGACGAGCTTCACGCTTTTGAAGAAGTCGAGGTTCTTCAGGCGGCGTTCGGCGCGATCGACCAACGCGCGGTTGTAGGCGTCGCCTTCGGAAAGATCGAACTCGCGGCGGATCACGTAATCGCGGGTACGGGTGTTGCCGCGTATATCGATGCGCTCGATATAGCTGCGCGGACCCTCGTCGACGGTGAAGACGATCGAGATGGTGTGCGCTTCGAAATTGCGGTCGCCGCGTGGACGCACCATCGCGAAGGCGTAGCCACGTCGCGACGCCTCGATCTGCATTTCCTCGACCGACTTCTCAAGTGCTTCGGCGTTGTACAGCGAACCAACGCTGACGCGCGAGAACGAGCGCAGCACGTTCGGAGCCAGGGTTGCGATTGAGGACTGGAAATCCACCGACGCGACCCGGTATTGCTGGCCTTCCTCGATCCTGAAGGTGACCAGGAAACCCTTGCGCTCCGGATCGTATTCGGTCAGCGCGGCCACCACCTGCACGTCGGCAAAGCCGTTCTTGAGATAGAACCGGCGGATTAGGTCGCGGTCGGCCTCGACCCGGTCCGGGTCATAGACGTCGTTGCCGCCGAGAAAGCTCAACAGATTGGATTCGTGCGTCTTGATGACGTCCTTGAGGCGATAGGACGAATACGCGTTGTTGCCGATGAACTCGATCAACTTGACGCCGGTCTTCGACCCCTCCTCGATCGTAAAGACGAGGTCGACCCGGTTGTTCGGCTGCTCGATGATTTCGGGGGTAACGTGCACGTCGTAGCGCCCCGAGTGACGATAGATTTCGGCGATGCGCTGAGCGTCCGACTGCACCATGGGACGCGACAGCGTTCCGCGCGGCTTGGACTGGATTTCGGCCGAAAGCTGCTCGTCCTTGACCTTTTTGTTGCCCTCGAAGGCGATGCGGCCAATCACCGAGTTTTCGACCAGGGTCACCAGCAGGCGACCACCGGTCTGGGTGATCTTCACGTCCTGGAACAATCCGGTCTCGATCAGCGCCTTCAGACCGTCATCTATCTGCGCCTGATCCAGGCGCCCGGCGGGACCCGGCTTGAAATACGAGCGAATGGTCTCGACTTCGACCCGCCGGTTACCTTCGACCTCAATCGAAGACACCGTTTGGGCGACCGCAGGCGACGATGACAGCGTAGCAGCGACCGGTATTGCCAACATCATCAGAACGGCCAGTAAGCCTCCCCGCAACTGCATTCCAACATTCATGCCCAACGCGCCCTCGCCATTCCGAGCGGCACGCTAAAGTGTGGATGCGGCTAAAAAGCCTCCGAAACGTTTCCAGTCATTTTGAAATGTTGCTCAATGGTAATTGGAGCCGCAACGAGTTCGGCTCATGTGGCTTCGGGCGAACATCATTGCTCGGGATTTTGCGTGCTCAGGCCGCGGCCTCCTGGCTCTGCTGGTGAACCGGCAATTCAACGCGCGCAATCAACCCATGAGGTTGCCGATCATGGAGCGACAGCTCGCCGCTGTGCGCCAGCACGATAGCACGGGCGATCGAAAGCCCGAGACCAAAGCCGGCGGCCTCATCCATGTTCCGCGCGACGTCGCCACGCACGAATGGTTCGAGCATCGCATCCTTGCGCGCATCGGAAATGCCGGGACCGTCGTCCTCAATGTCGATCGTCACGGTATCTGGCGACATCCTTAGACGGATCGTGACCTCGGCACCGAATCTGACCGCGTTTTCGACAAGATTGGTAATGCTGCGATGCAGATCGTCTGGCCGCAACGTGGCCATCGCGTGTTGCGGCCCGTAGTAAGCGACTTTGTGTCCCATATCGGCGAATTGATCGGTGATGAGCTGCAACGTGCTGGCGATGTCGACCAGCGTCATGGATTCGAGTCTACGGTCGTTGCGCAGGAAGGAAAGCACCGACTCCAGCATCGATCGCATCTGATCGAGATCGCCCAACATGCAGCTACGATGCCCATCGTCTTCGATAAATTCGGAGCGTAGGCGCATTCGGGTGATCGGAGTCCTCAGGTCGTGGCTGATCGCGGCCAGCATCCTGGTGCGGTCGTCGATAAGGGTGCTGATCCGTTCCCGCATGCGGTTGAGCGCCTTTGCAACCGAACGAATTTCTTCGGGGCCGCGTTCGGGCAGCGGCGCAGGGGCGCCGTTCAGGCTGAAGCTTTCGGCGGCGCTGGCGAACGACGACAGCGGCGCCGTCAAGGCGCGCGCCGTCCACAGGCCAAGCAACGTGACGCTGATGGCGGCAAACAGCAATGTCAGGAACCACGGTCCAATCCAGAACGGACGTGGCCGCTGGTCCGGCAGGAGACTTGCGGAAATCATCGCGCCATCCGGCAGCGCAATACCGACCTTGCGGGTGTCTTCATGCGGGAGTGACGATATCCGGTAGTTGCTGCCGAGGTGGCGATGCAGACTGCGCAGATTTGGACCATCCGGTTGGTCCGCCGCTGGAGCAGCACCCGGCGCAAGATCTCTAATGTCCAGTTGCGGAAAGGCCCGCGCGACG
This portion of the Bradyrhizobium sp. AZCC 2262 genome encodes:
- a CDS encoding ATP-binding protein yields the protein MKLLGFLNLRGISGQIAALVIASIIAIHLILTTTFLIYRPDLTPVGRGHSQLAAVVQLLGATPMAERPRLFADVARAFPQLDIRDLAPGAAPAADQPDGPNLRSLHRHLGSNYRISSLPHEDTRKVGIALPDGAMISASLLPDQRPRPFWIGPWFLTLLFAAISVTLLGLWTARALTAPLSSFASAAESFSLNGAPAPLPERGPEEIRSVAKALNRMRERISTLIDDRTRMLAAISHDLRTPITRMRLRSEFIEDDGHRSCMLGDLDQMRSMLESVLSFLRNDRRLESMTLVDIASTLQLITDQFADMGHKVAYYGPQHAMATLRPDDLHRSITNLVENAVRFGAEVTIRLRMSPDTVTIDIEDDGPGISDARKDAMLEPFVRGDVARNMDEAAGFGLGLSIARAIVLAHSGELSLHDRQPHGLIARVELPVHQQSQEAAA